Sequence from the Bacteroidales bacterium genome:
AGTTGAAAAAAAATAACTTTAACGGTGGGACAGTGAAATAGTGGAACAGTGGAACAGTGACATGGTGACATGGTAACTTAGTCACCCAGTCACACAGTCACCCAGTCACCCAGTCACCCAGTCACCCAGTCACCCAGTCACCCAGTCACCCAGTCACCCAGTCACCCAGTCACCCAGTCACTCATTGAATACTGATCTAAAATACGACGATTACAAAGATTTACTGCGGCAGGTTGTCGCAGAAATCAAGTCAGCCCGTGTTACTGCTGCCCGGAAGGTAAATCGGGAAATGATCATGTTATATTGGAGTATCGGTAAGCTGATAGTTGAAAAACAGTTAACTCAAGGATATGGCCAATCGGTGGTTGAACGATTAAGTGATGACTTGAAAAGTGAATTTCCTGATTCGACCGGATTTTCATCAAGAAATCTCTGGGATATGAAACGGTTTTATGAAACTTATTATCATCAGGATGAGATTCTGCGACAAGTTGTCGCAGAATTGCCCTGGGGGCATCACTTGCTGATACTAAATAAAACTAAGCAAACAGAGGAAGCTGCATATTATATTAAAAATGCAATAGAATTTGCATGGAGTAGGGACATATTGCTTAATCAGATAAAATCTGATGCCTTCACAAAACATAAAATTTTACCAAAGCAGCATAACTTTTCAAAAGCACTCCCGGAGCATTTGCAGGAGCAAGCTGATGAAATGTTGAAAAGCAGGTACAATCTTGGATTCCTTGATATAGAACGCCCGATCCTTGAACGTGAATTAGAAAAACGGCTTGTTGAAAAGATCAAACATTTCATGCTGGAACTTGGAAAAGGATTTTCTTTCATGGGAAACCAATACAGATTAGTGCTGGAGGGTGACGAATATTTTGTCGACAGTGGAATTAGCGCTAAGGGATGTGAATAAACCAATTGCAGTTTCAGAGTATCAATTAAGAACGCTTTTGCCCGATAGAAAACAGCTTCGTGAAATAATCCTTGAAGAAATAAACAAGCACAACCTGGAACAACTGAGCAGTGGAACGGTGGAATAGTGACATGGTAACATGGTAACTGGGTAACTTAGTCACCTTGTCACACCCAGTCACCCAGTCTCATGGTAACTAGGTAACTGAGTAACAAGGTAACAGGGTAACTGAGTAACAAGGTAACAGGGTAACTTGGTAATTTATTCAATTAGTCACCATGTCACCTAGTCACTTAGTCACCTTTTCTTCCAGTCACCCAGTCACCCAATCACCCAGTCACCCAGTCACCCAGTCACCCAATCACTCAGTCACTATGATACCCAAAGAAGAATCACAACAAGTAGAATTCAAATTGATCTGGAAGGATGAATATTTGAAGCAATTATGCGGATTTGCTAATTCGCAGGGTGGTTCGATGTATTTTGGGGTAAATGATCATGGTAAAGTTGTTGGTCTTCAGAACACAAAAAGATTACTTGAAGAAATTCCGAATAAGGGAGCAAATCTAATGGGAATAGTATTGCATGTGGATTTGCTTTTTGAGAATAGTCTCCCTTATTTATTGCTTAAAGTGCCTCAAAGTTCACAACCTGTTAGTCTGCGAGGTAAATATTATGTAAGAAGCGGTTCTACAACGCAAGAACTAAACGGTTTTGCTTTGCAGAATTTCTTGTTGAAAAGGCTTTTGCCTCTGACCCCA
This genomic interval carries:
- a CDS encoding PDDEXK nuclease domain-containing protein, coding for MNTDLKYDDYKDLLRQVVAEIKSARVTAARKVNREMIMLYWSIGKLIVEKQLTQGYGQSVVERLSDDLKSEFPDSTGFSSRNLWDMKRFYETYYHQDEILRQVVAELPWGHHLLILNKTKQTEEAAYYIKNAIEFAWSRDILLNQIKSDAFTKHKILPKQHNFSKALPEHLQEQADEMLKSRYNLGFLDIERPILERELEKRLVEKIKHFMLELGKGFSFMGNQYRLVLEGDEYFVDSGISAKGCE
- a CDS encoding ATP-binding protein, producing MIPKEESQQVEFKLIWKDEYLKQLCGFANSQGGSMYFGVNDHGKVVGLQNTKRLLEEIPNKGANLMGIVLHVDLLFENSLPYLLLKVPQSSQPVSLRGKYYVRSGSTTQELNGFALQNFLLKRLLPLTPCDFFLPCL